The following are encoded together in the Bos javanicus breed banteng chromosome 4, ARS-OSU_banteng_1.0, whole genome shotgun sequence genome:
- the GPR141 gene encoding probable G-protein coupled receptor 141 encodes MAAHNSSSCDDPILTPHLTRLYFVVLIGGLLGIISILFLLVKMNTRSVTTTAVINLVVVHSVFLLTVPFRLTYLIKHTWTFGLSFCRFVSAMLHIHMYLTFLFYMVILVIRYLIFFKHKDKVEFYRKLHAVAASTAMWLLVIVIVVPLVVSQYGIHEGYDSHHCFKFHKELTHAYVQAINYLIVAVVIIIAVILLVLQITIIVLMARKLGHSLLSHQEFWAQVKNLLFIGVILICFLPYQCFRIYYLYTVAHSRDCNYNVAFYNEIFLSVTAISCFDLLLFVFGGSHWFRQKIIDLWNCLLCR; translated from the coding sequence ATGGCTGCCCACAACAGTTCCTCCTGCGATGACCCCATATTGACACCCCATTTAACCAGGCTCTACTTTGTAGTGCTTATTGGAGGGCTGTTGGGCATCATCTCCATTTTGTTCCTGCTTGTGAAAATGAACACCCGGTCTGTGACCACCACAGCAGTCATTAATCTGGTGGTGGTCCACAGTGTTTTTCTGCTCACAGTGCCTTTTCGCTTGACCTACCTCATCAAGCACacttggacatttgggttgtcctTTTGCAGATTTGTGAGTGCCATGCTGCACATCCACATGTACCTCACATTCCTGTTCTACATGGTGATTCTAGTCATCAGGTACCTCATTTTCTTCAAGCACAAGGACAAAGTGGAATTCTACAGAAAACTACATGCTGTGGCTGCCAGTACCGCCATGTGGCTGCTGGTGATTGTCATTGTGGTACCTCTGGTTGTTTCTCAGTATGGCATTCATGAGGGCTACGACAGCCACCACTGTTTCAAATTCCACAAAGAACTTACTCATGCATATGTGCAAGCCATCAATTATTTGATAGTCGCTGTTGTCATAATCATCGCGGTGATTCTCCTGGTCCTCCAGATCACCATCATTGTGTTGATGGCACGGAAGCTTGGACACTCCTTACTATCCCATCAAGAGTTCTGGGCTCAGGTGAAAAATCTGCTTTTTATAGGAGTCATTCTTATTTGCTTCCTTCCCTACCAGTGCTTTCGAATTTATTACTTGTACACGGTGGCACACTCAAGAGACTGTAACTACAATGTTGCATTTTATAATGAAATCTTCTTGAGTGTAACAGCAATTAGCTGCTTTGATttgctgctttttgtttttgggGGAAGCCACTGGTTTAGGCAAAAGATAATTGACCTATGGAATTGCCTTCTGTGCCGTTAG